A region of Lathamus discolor isolate bLatDis1 chromosome 18, bLatDis1.hap1, whole genome shotgun sequence DNA encodes the following proteins:
- the KDF1 gene encoding keratinocyte differentiation factor 1 isoform X2: MLGRKTGLPHELNSHRQLNRSYQEAVPLRTRASKETDVSLEVFSGSTPEIKQGRSRAQQMRDRKGRKADLKDSNGREAETITFISGTAEAPPNQSFCCSSLSQAWNTYKAVFCCIVTCGGCFQDCSVCIPYPGPTETSTDDGKNGDYNGRLPNSPANVSPTEKNGNQIKKSSMGSSFSYPDVKLKGIPVYQNRSPSHHLESDSCCKELLPEKPFRNSIEKPPLPSSHRSSEEYYSFHESDLDISELNGSMSSREIDVLIFKKLTELFSVHQIDELAKCTSDTVFLEKTNKISDLINSITQDYNLDEQDAECRLVRGIIRISTRKSRVRPHISIPTSQSHEEKSSRGNAPDSGNETMLESMVISQDDLDVQISEETSADVIARNMRRHSSAGSPTSRDSSFQDTETDSSGAPLLQVYC; encoded by the exons ATGCTGGGCCGGAAAACAGGACTCCCCCACGAGCTGAACAGCCACCGCCAGCTGAACCGGTCCTACCAGGAGGCTGTGCCCCTGCGGACCAGGGCATCCAAGGAGACAGATGTCAGTTTGGAGGTGTTCAGTGGCTCTACACCTGAAATCAAACAGGGCcgcagcagagcccagcagatGCGGGATAGGAAAGGTCGCAAAGCTGATCTCAAAGACTCCAATGGGAGAGAGGCAGAAACAATTACCTTTATTTCTGGTACAGCAGAGGCTCCCCCAAACCAGAGCTTTTGCTGTTCCTCTCTGTCTCAGGCCTGGAACACATACAAGGCTGTTTTCTGTTGTATAGTGACCTGTGGGGGCTGCTTTCAGGACTGCAGTGTCTGTATCCCCTATCCAGGGCCCACTGAGACCTCCACTGATGATGGAAAGAATGGAGATTATAATGGGCGACTGCCAAACAGCCCTGCCAATGTCTCTCCCACTGAGAAAAATGGGAACCAGATCAAAAAGTCCAGCATGGGTAGCAGTTTCAGTTACCCAGATGTGAAACTGAAGGGCATTCCTGTCTATCAAAACAGGAGCCCCAGCCACCACCTGGAATCAGATTCATGCTGCAAAGAGCTGCTGCCAGAGaagcccttcaggaacagcaTAGAAAAGCcacccctccccagcagccaccGGAGTTCGGAGGAGTATTATTCCTTCCACGAATCTGACCTGGACATCAGCGAGCTGaatggctccatgtccagcAGGGAGATTGATGTCCTGATCTTCAAGAAGCTGACGGAGCTCTTCAGCGTCCACCAGATCGATGAGCTAGCCAAGTGCACATCAGACACTGTCTTCCTGGAGAAGACCAACAAGATCTCGGACCTCATCAATAGCATAACTCAGGACTACAACCTGGATGAGCAGGATGCTGAATGCAGGCTGGTCCGAGGCATCATTCGCATCAGCACCCGGAAAAGCAGAGTCCGGCCCCATATTTCTATCCCAACCAGCCAGAGCCATGAGGAGAAGTCCAGCAGAGGCAATGCACCAGACAGCGGGAATGAAACCATGCTGGAGTCCATGGTCATCAGCCAGGATG ATCTGGACGTGCAGATATCAGAAGAAACATCAGCAGATGTGATAGCCAGGAACATGAGGCGACACAGCAGTGCAG gctcTCCAACAAGCAGAGATTCCTCTTTCCAAGACACAGAGACTGACTCATCCGGGGCACCTCTGCTTCAGGTGTATTGTTAA
- the KDF1 gene encoding keratinocyte differentiation factor 1 isoform X1, whose protein sequence is MLGRKTGLPHELNSHRQLNRSYQEAVPLRTRASKETDVSLEVFSGSTPEIKQGRSRAQQMRDRKGRKADLKDSNGREAETITFISGTAEAPPNQSFCCSSLSQAWNTYKAVFCCIVTCGGCFQDCSVCIPYPGPTETSTDDGKNGDYNGRLPNSPANVSPTEKNGNQIKKSSMGSSFSYPDVKLKGIPVYQNRSPSHHLESDSCCKELLPEKPFRNSIEKPPLPSSHRSSEEYYSFHESDLDISELNGSMSSREIDVLIFKKLTELFSVHQIDELAKCTSDTVFLEKTNKISDLINSITQDYNLDEQDAECRLVRGIIRISTRKSRVRPHISIPTSQSHEEKSSRGNAPDSGNETMLESMVISQDDLDVQISEETSADVIARNMRRHSSAGSPTSRDSSFQDTETDSSGAPLLQNIKEVNCGADEPGR, encoded by the exons ATGCTGGGCCGGAAAACAGGACTCCCCCACGAGCTGAACAGCCACCGCCAGCTGAACCGGTCCTACCAGGAGGCTGTGCCCCTGCGGACCAGGGCATCCAAGGAGACAGATGTCAGTTTGGAGGTGTTCAGTGGCTCTACACCTGAAATCAAACAGGGCcgcagcagagcccagcagatGCGGGATAGGAAAGGTCGCAAAGCTGATCTCAAAGACTCCAATGGGAGAGAGGCAGAAACAATTACCTTTATTTCTGGTACAGCAGAGGCTCCCCCAAACCAGAGCTTTTGCTGTTCCTCTCTGTCTCAGGCCTGGAACACATACAAGGCTGTTTTCTGTTGTATAGTGACCTGTGGGGGCTGCTTTCAGGACTGCAGTGTCTGTATCCCCTATCCAGGGCCCACTGAGACCTCCACTGATGATGGAAAGAATGGAGATTATAATGGGCGACTGCCAAACAGCCCTGCCAATGTCTCTCCCACTGAGAAAAATGGGAACCAGATCAAAAAGTCCAGCATGGGTAGCAGTTTCAGTTACCCAGATGTGAAACTGAAGGGCATTCCTGTCTATCAAAACAGGAGCCCCAGCCACCACCTGGAATCAGATTCATGCTGCAAAGAGCTGCTGCCAGAGaagcccttcaggaacagcaTAGAAAAGCcacccctccccagcagccaccGGAGTTCGGAGGAGTATTATTCCTTCCACGAATCTGACCTGGACATCAGCGAGCTGaatggctccatgtccagcAGGGAGATTGATGTCCTGATCTTCAAGAAGCTGACGGAGCTCTTCAGCGTCCACCAGATCGATGAGCTAGCCAAGTGCACATCAGACACTGTCTTCCTGGAGAAGACCAACAAGATCTCGGACCTCATCAATAGCATAACTCAGGACTACAACCTGGATGAGCAGGATGCTGAATGCAGGCTGGTCCGAGGCATCATTCGCATCAGCACCCGGAAAAGCAGAGTCCGGCCCCATATTTCTATCCCAACCAGCCAGAGCCATGAGGAGAAGTCCAGCAGAGGCAATGCACCAGACAGCGGGAATGAAACCATGCTGGAGTCCATGGTCATCAGCCAGGATG ATCTGGACGTGCAGATATCAGAAGAAACATCAGCAGATGTGATAGCCAGGAACATGAGGCGACACAGCAGTGCAG gctcTCCAACAAGCAGAGATTCCTCTTTCCAAGACACAGAGACTGACTCATCCGGGGCACCTCTGCTTCAG AACATCAAGGAAGTGAACTGTGGAGCTGATGAACCTGGGAGGTGA